GGCCCAGCGGTCGTAGTCGTAGACGACGGTGGCCGGGTTGGGCTTGCCGATCTCCTGCCAGGTGGCTCCCGCGTCCTTGCTGACGCGGGTGGTGCCGTCGGATCCGTCGAGCAGGATCTCGCCGCGGGAGACGGTGACGAGCCCGCGGCCGTCACTCCGTCCGGTGCGCCAGCTCCTGCCGGCGTCGGCACTCGTGAACAGCCCCCCGGCCTTGCCGAGCACCTGGACGGCGACGAGCGGCCCGTCCGCGCCGAAGCCCGCGATGACCTGGGAGCGGTCGGACGCCACGGCGTAGACGCGTTCCGCCTTCTTCGGCCCGTCCCCGGACATGCCGCGCACCACCCAGACCTCGCGTCCCACCCATGCGTACAGGTCGTCGCCGCCCATGGCGATCTTGAGGACGTCCGCCGGGAGCCCCAGGTCCTCGCTCCTCCAACGGTCGCCTCCGTCACGGCTGATGAGCAGGCCACTGTCCGAACGGGCCACCAGGACCCGGGTGTCCGCGTCGGAGACGAGGTCACGGTAGGAGTCGTCGGGGGCGTTCAGCCGCTCCCAGGTGCGACCCCGGTCGTCGGTGCGCAGGATGCCTCCGGCGCCCACCGACCAGGACACGGCGATCATGGCCGACCACCAGCGGTCGGGGTCGTGGGCGTCGACGACCGTCGAAGGCTCGTTGGTGGCGGCGCCCATGAACGGGGTGCGGCCCCGTTCGGTCCACGTCTTGCCGGAGTCGGTGGTGAGCCAGGCGCCCGGCTTGCCGTACTGGGTCATGACCGCCTGGTGCGGCACGCCGGGGGTGAGGGTCACTCTGCCGTCGGCGCTGTTGGGGCCGACCGGCTGCCACTTCGCTCCTCGCGCGTCCTGCGGTGTGACCTCGAACCCGCCCGCGCCGTACTGACGTTGTCCGCCCGTCGCGGTCGCCCGTGCGGTGAGCCGGTAGGTGCCGGACGTGGGCCCGGCGAGGTCGGTGGCGAAGTAGTGCGGGTCGGCCGTCGGACGCGTCGTCCGCGTGTACGTCGGTCCCTTCGGCGGGTCGACGGTCAGGACCGGCGGCGCGGTGAGGGCCGTGGGCGTGTAGACGTACGCCGTGCTCGCACCCGACGAGGGGTCGGGCGTCGCGTCGACGTACAGCGGAGCCGCTTCGAGCAGGTACGGCACGCTCAGCAACGCCTTGCCGTGGTCCGTGACGCCGATCGCCCCGGAGAGGTGCACGGTGGTGTCGGGTCGCGGAGCGTCGACGGTCAGTTTCACGGTGGCGGTGCCGCCGGGACGCACGGTGATGCGGCGCGGGCTCACCCGTGCCGCTCCGCCGTCCACGGACACCGCGCCCCTGACGGTGTGCGCGGAAGGGTTGTGGAAGGTGACGGTGCGTCCGGCGGTGACCCGTGAGTCGCCCATGTCGGCGAGGCCGAGCGAGACGGTGGCCGGTGACGCGGTGAGCACGGCGTCGGCCGCGGCGGCCACGTCGAGCCGTCCCGCTCCCTGGGCGATCGTGTCGACTCCCTTGAGCCGGTGAGCCGTTCCGGTCAGTTCGGCGCCGATCTCGGTCGCGGAGCGGTCGGGCTGGAGCTGACGCAGCAGGGCGGCGGATCCGGCGACGAGCGGTGACGCCATTGACGTACCGGACATGCGCCAGGCTCCGGATTCGACCATGCTCCTGGGCACGGTCGAGCGGATCTCCACGCCGGGGGCGACGAGGTCGGGCTTGAGCCCCAGGTTCTGGTCGGGTCCGCGGGAGGAGAACGCGGCGATCTCGTCGCTGGAGTCGCGGCCCGAGAGCGTCAGCTCGGCTCCTCCTGCGGCGAGTTCGGTGAGTTCCTGGCCCTGGATACGGTCGACGCCCGTGACCACGAGGTGGTCCATGCGCAGGTCGCCGTCCGTCCCTGCCAGGCGTCGGCCGCTGTCCGCCGGCACGGGAGCGCCGTCCCCCGGCTGTTCGACCGGCACGGCCCGCGCGGCTCGTCCGCCCGCGAGGACGGGGCCGCCTCCGCCGGACGCGCCGCCGATCAGGGCGAGGGCGCCGCGCTTCTCGGCCTCGGCGTACACGGCGAGGTCTTCGGGGTAGAGGGATTCGTCCTCACCCCGGGCGGGCGGGAAGGCGTACAGGACGACCTTTCCGCGGACGTCGCCGGCGCGCTCCCAGTCCTCGGGGGTGCCGGTGCCGATGTCGACCAGTGCGCCGGTCGACGGCTTCTCCGGCGGGTTCGCGGAGACGAGTCCGCGGTAGGTCTCCAGGGTCTCCCGCTGTCCTGCCAGGCGGAGTTCGGGTACGGCGATGCCGCTCGTGGAGGCGCCGACGGCGAGGACGCCGCGCGCGGCGGCGGGACTGCCGACGGTGTACGGGCCCGGTCCCTCGTTCCCCGCGGCGGCGACGACCACGACGCCGGCGTCCACCGCCGCGGTCGCCGCGAGGCCGAGCGGGTCGGTGCCGTCACCGGGTCCGCCGATGCTGAGGTTGATCACGTCGGCGCGGTGCGGGTTGGCCGGGTCGATGGCCGCCTCGATACCCGCGATGATCGCGGAGGTCTCGCCGTAGCCGTCGGCGTCCATCACCTTGTACGCGAGGAGCCGGGCGTCCGGCGCCGCGCCGGTGATCCCGCCCGGTGCCGCGGACTTCGCCGCGATGATGCCGGCGACGTGGGTGCCGTGGGCGTTGTCGTCCATCGGATCGTCGTCGTCGTTGACGAAGTCGTGCCCGCCGACGACCTTGTGGCCCTCCCCGAGGCCCGCGCCCAGGTCCGGGTGGGTGTAGTCCACGCCGGAGTCCACCACGGCGACGGTGACGCCCTTCCCGGTGGCCGTGCCGCCGCCGGGGGCAGGACGCTTCCAGACGTCGGGGATGCCGACCAGTTCATGGGCGTCGGTGGCGAGCACCTTCATCCGGGTGTCGGGGACCACGGCCTTGACCCCGGGCAGGGCGCGCAGCCGGGTCACGCTGTCCTCGTCGACGGTCATGGCGACCGCGTTCAGGGCGAGTCCCAGGTGGCGTACGGACTTCGGGGCCGCACCCGCGTCCTGGGCCGCGTCGAGGACCGTATCCTGCCGGGCGTCGATCCGCTCACGCGCGGACCGCACATCGGCGGTCCGGGCGTCACGGGCAGCGCCGGCGGGAGCCTCCAGGGCGGTCGCGCCGTCGAGTTCGACGATGACCCGGGTGCGTGCCGGTGCGTCCGCGGCCCGGGCGACGGGCGCCCCGCCCAGCAGGCCGCCGAGCACGGCGGCGGTCAGTGCGGCGTGCAGTGGTCTTCGGACGCTGCGGCCCGTGTGTCGTATGTGGTGACCCATAGGGGGAGTTGGTATCCGGAGACCCGGACTCCGCACAACGATTCACCACGGCCCATTGCTGCCGCTGGCACACATGGGCCAGGATCCCGGCATGACCGATCAGCTCGCAGCCGTCGGCGTCGACCCCTTCGACGAGGCCGTCTACCGCGTCCTTCTCAGCCGTCAGGCCGCCTCTCCCGGGCAGCTCGCCGACGAACTCGCGTGCTCCACGGACCGCGTGGGCCGCGCCCTGGCCCGGCTGCACGATCTGGGACTGGTCGGCCGGCTGTCCGGTGCACGCCGGCGGTACTCGGCGATCGATCCCGAGCACGCCGTCGACGCGCTCGTCCGTGTCCGCGCCGCCGAGCTGGACCGGGTGCGGTCCTCGGCCGCCGAGCTGTCACGTCTCTTCACCGCGGGCCGGCACGGCGGTGGTGAAGAGGTCGAGATCGTGCACGGCAGCGAGGCGCTCGGCCGGTGGTTCGTCCGGCTCCAGCAGGAGGCCCGGCACCAGGTCCGCACCCTGGACCGGCCGCCGTACGCGCTGACGACGGCGAACCCGGTGGAGGAGACCGCGCTCGCGGAAGGCGTCACCTATCGCGCCGTGTACGCGCCCGAGGCGTTGGAGTGGCCCGGCGTCCTGGACGACATCCGGCGCCTCATCAGTCATGGGGAGCAGGCGCGCGTACTGCCCGGCCTGCGGGTGAAGATGGCGATCGCCGACGACCGGATCGCGCTGCTGCCCCTCTCCCTCGATCTGTCGGACGTACGGGCCGCGGTGCTCCGTCCGTCGGCGCTGCTCGACGCGCTCGTCGACCACTGGGAGTTGTGCTGGCGCGCGGCCGAACCGCTGGACGCGCCCCCTGAGGGGCCGCTGGACGCGGACGACCGGCTGATGCTGTCGTTGCTCGTCAGCGGGATGAAGGACGAAGCGATCGCCCGCCAACTCGGCTGGTCCGTAAGGACGATGCGGCGCCGCACGAGCCGTCTGCACGAACTGCTCGGCGCGGCCAACCGGTTCCAGGCGGGCGTGATCGCCCAGCGCCGGGGCTGGATCTGATCCGACCCGAACGGGCTGAACGGGCCGAACGGGCCGAACGGACCGAGGGCTTCAGGGACGTCCGGGGCTCGGCGCGATGTCCGGACCGAGGCCGCATGTCCCCAAGAGCCCCGGTCCGGACGTATCCCCCGTCGGATACCGCCGTCGCTACTTGGGCGGCATGAGCACGCTGTCGATCAGATACACGGTCGCGTTCGCCGTCTTGATGTTGCCGCAGACGATGTTCGCGGTGCCGTTGACCTTGTACTTGCCGTCCGATCCGTCGGTGGTGAGGCTGGCGCCCTCAAGGGTCTTGAAGGAGCCCTTCGACAGCTGGTTCGGCGCGATCTTCTCGCCGACCACGTGGTACGTGAGGATCTTGGTGAGCTGGTCCTTGTTGGCGAGCACCTTGGCCAGGTCGGCCTTCGGGATCTTCTTGAAGGCGTCGTTGGTCGGGGCGAAGACGGTGATGTTCTTGGCGTTGTTGAGGGTGTCGACCAGGCCCGCCTTCTTCACCGCCGCCACGAGTGTCGACAGCGCCGGGTTGTGCGACGCGGCCGTGGCTACCGGGTCCTGGGCCATGCCTGCCAGGCTGCCGGATCCCTCTTTGGGAACCGACGAGCACGCGGGCCCGAACGTCCCGCCGTCGTCCGCGTGCGCGGCCGGGGCGAGAAGCCCGATGCACACGGGCAGTGCGAGCGCCGCGGCGGCCACGGCGGCCGTGTTGATCATGCTTCGGGTGGCCATGATCGGTACCTCCTCGGGATGAGGACTCATCGGGAGCCCTTTCATGGGTGCCGACCGAGACCGGCCGGGGACACGCCCCCGCATGAGTCCGCATTCCGGCTCGGCTCGGTCACACCCCTTATCCGAAGCGGATCCGGCACCGGATGGGTGGATGGAGAGGATTTATTGGCATTCGTCACATTTTTACGACGTGTGACGGCGTCCTACTGTGGGTCGACCGGCGGCGGGCCGGGAGTCGGTGGCCAGCCCCCGGCCGGGGCTGATTCCGGCCGGGGCTCGCGCAGGGTGTTCGCGTGATGTGGTCGGCTAGGCGGCCGGCGTCGTGCGGGGTGGGGTCGGGCGGTCGGTGAGGCGGGTCAGCAGGTCCGAACGGTGGTTCTCGTCGACGGCCAGGGCGATGGTGGTCCAGGCCATGGCCAGGCCGCCGTCGAGGACGGCGCGGTCGGCGCCCGCGCTGATGCCGTAGCGGGTGAAGTCGGGGTTGTGCATGATCGTGTCGCCGCAGTCGTATCCGATGGACGGGTGGATGGTGGGGACGACGTGCGAGACGTTCCCCATGTCGGTCGATCCGGCGCGCAGGGCGCCCGCGGTGTCGGGGATGCGACGCCCGAGGTCGGTGACCGCGTTCCGGTAGAGGGCCGTGATGGCGAGGTCCTGGCGCAGGTCGGCGTAGTCGTTGCCGACGGCCTCCAGGGCGAGTTCCGCGCCGGTGGCGTGGGCGCCCGCCTCGAAGCAGGCGCGGATCCTGGACTGGAGTTCCGCCAGGTCCTCGGCGGTGGCGGCCCGGCAGTCGTAGTCGGCCGTCACGTGGGCGGGGATGACGTTCGGCGCCTCTCCGCCTCCGGTGACGACACCGTGGACGACGCCGCCGGGGATCATCTGCTGCCGGTACGCGCTGATCGCCACCTGGGCGACGAGCATGGCGTCCGCCGCGTTCACGCCTCGGTGCGGCATGGCGGCGGCGTGCGCGGCACGGCCCGTGTAGCCCACCTTCCAGCTGCCGATCGCGAGGGACGTCATGCCGACGCCGTCGACGGGAGCCGCGTGGACCATCATGGCGGCGGCCACGTCGTCGAAGGCTCCCGCGTCGAGGAGGTCGACCTTGCCGCCGCCGTACTCCTCGGCGGGGGTGCCGAGGAGCTTGACGGTGAGGCCGAGGTCGTCGGCGACCGGTGCGAGGGCCAGGGCGGCGGTCACCGCGGCGGCTCCGTTGACGTTGTGCCCGCACGCGTGGCCGATGCCGGGGAGCGCGTCGTACTCGGCGGTGATGGCGACGACCAGGTCTCCGCTGCCGGCGACGGCCTCGAAGGCCGTGTCGAGGCCGTGGGCGCCGCGCCGCACGGCGAAGCCGGACCTCTCCATCAGGTCGGCGATCTTGCGGGCCGACTTGTGTTCCTCGTAGGCGAGTTCGGGCTCCGCGTGCAGGCTGTGGCTGAGGGCGATGACGTCGTCCTGGCGTCGTGTGACGACGGTTCGGGCGTGTTCACGAGGGTCGTGGTGGCTCACTCGGGTTCCTTCTTCGAGGTGTCAGACGGTGCGGGCGCCGGAGCGGTAGAACAGGGCGACCGCCGCTCCGGCGAGGGCGGTCGCGGCGCACACGCTCCAGCAGGTCGCGTAGGCGGCGTACTGCGGCAGGACCGAGCCGGCCGGTGTACTGGCGGCGGTGACGGCGAGCACGCAGGCCGCGCCCAGCGAACCGCCGACGTTGATGAGGAGTTCGTTGATGCCGGAGCCGACGGCGGTCTGCTCCCGCGGGACCGACTCGACGGCGAGCGTGCGGGTGGACTGCTGGAGCACGCCGGCTCCGAGCCCGGCCACGGCCTGGCAGACCAGGTACGGGGCGACGGAACTGTGGAGGCCGAGCGTGAGCAGGTAGCCCGTCGCCATCAGCAGGGAGCCGGTGACGAGCGTCGCGCGGTCGCCGATCCGTTGGGCCAGGGTGGGGGCGGCCAGTGCGGCGACGCCGGTCGCGGCCATCGACGGGATCATCGCGAAGGCGATCTCCAGCGGCGCCAGTCCGAGTCCGTAGCCCACGGCCTCCTTCGGCGTGCCCATGAAGATGGCGCCGGCCACCTGGAGACCGATCATGCAGAACGAGAACGTCGTGGTGACGACCGCGACGACGGAGACGTTGCGCCGCCGGAACAGTCGTACGTCGATCATCGGGTCCGGCGAGCGGAGCTCCACCCGAGCCCAGACGGCCGTCACCAGGGCGCCCCCGACCAGGCAGCCGAGGGTGCGCGGCGACGTCCACGCCCAGCCCGGCATTCCCCCCTGCCCGAGCCCGAGCATGATCGCGACGAGGCCGACGCACAGCAGC
The window above is part of the Streptomyces sp. NBC_01428 genome. Proteins encoded here:
- a CDS encoding S8 family serine peptidase, translating into MGHHIRHTGRSVRRPLHAALTAAVLGGLLGGAPVARAADAPARTRVIVELDGATALEAPAGAARDARTADVRSARERIDARQDTVLDAAQDAGAAPKSVRHLGLALNAVAMTVDEDSVTRLRALPGVKAVVPDTRMKVLATDAHELVGIPDVWKRPAPGGGTATGKGVTVAVVDSGVDYTHPDLGAGLGEGHKVVGGHDFVNDDDDPMDDNAHGTHVAGIIAAKSAAPGGITGAAPDARLLAYKVMDADGYGETSAIIAGIEAAIDPANPHRADVINLSIGGPGDGTDPLGLAATAAVDAGVVVVAAAGNEGPGPYTVGSPAAARGVLAVGASTSGIAVPELRLAGQRETLETYRGLVSANPPEKPSTGALVDIGTGTPEDWERAGDVRGKVVLYAFPPARGEDESLYPEDLAVYAEAEKRGALALIGGASGGGGPVLAGGRAARAVPVEQPGDGAPVPADSGRRLAGTDGDLRMDHLVVTGVDRIQGQELTELAAGGAELTLSGRDSSDEIAAFSSRGPDQNLGLKPDLVAPGVEIRSTVPRSMVESGAWRMSGTSMASPLVAGSAALLRQLQPDRSATEIGAELTGTAHRLKGVDTIAQGAGRLDVAAAADAVLTASPATVSLGLADMGDSRVTAGRTVTFHNPSAHTVRGAVSVDGGAARVSPRRITVRPGGTATVKLTVDAPRPDTTVHLSGAIGVTDHGKALLSVPYLLEAAPLYVDATPDPSSGASTAYVYTPTALTAPPVLTVDPPKGPTYTRTTRPTADPHYFATDLAGPTSGTYRLTARATATGGQRQYGAGGFEVTPQDARGAKWQPVGPNSADGRVTLTPGVPHQAVMTQYGKPGAWLTTDSGKTWTERGRTPFMGAATNEPSTVVDAHDPDRWWSAMIAVSWSVGAGGILRTDDRGRTWERLNAPDDSYRDLVSDADTRVLVARSDSGLLISRDGGDRWRSEDLGLPADVLKIAMGGDDLYAWVGREVWVVRGMSGDGPKKAERVYAVASDRSQVIAGFGADGPLVAVQVLGKAGGLFTSADAGRSWRTGRSDGRGLVTVSRGEILLDGSDGTTRVSKDAGATWQEIGKPNPATVVYDYDRWADGTYTVSAASAGVYRGAEGSSGQHRIGVQGESVPALAVAGKELLAGTGVGMYRTALPVTSPEWGAGEHEGTTGTQVSAIRTYARDSSIVWRTFESLTGLAVQKSTDGGRTWEDRGQLDGNALALLVDPRDPDRVAVSYARIDGPGVYTTTDGGGHWKSLRKDDQFRALTADPHRNGRIWLGGYGGLYYSDDFGRTLTKAADGEVSALGTDGSRLIVGGTTLRWSSDGGRTFHTADHGGLRIQVSGVVEAGGDLYAGTTGRWVPGEVPYGARGVLRSTDGGRTWRNVSGTLQNLDVLSMAAAPDGRSLYVGTALGGVHRLKLT
- a CDS encoding helix-turn-helix domain-containing protein; this translates as MTDQLAAVGVDPFDEAVYRVLLSRQAASPGQLADELACSTDRVGRALARLHDLGLVGRLSGARRRYSAIDPEHAVDALVRVRAAELDRVRSSAAELSRLFTAGRHGGGEEVEIVHGSEALGRWFVRLQQEARHQVRTLDRPPYALTTANPVEETALAEGVTYRAVYAPEALEWPGVLDDIRRLISHGEQARVLPGLRVKMAIADDRIALLPLSLDLSDVRAAVLRPSALLDALVDHWELCWRAAEPLDAPPEGPLDADDRLMLSLLVSGMKDEAIARQLGWSVRTMRRRTSRLHELLGAANRFQAGVIAQRRGWI
- a CDS encoding fasciclin domain-containing protein; translated protein: MATRSMINTAAVAAAALALPVCIGLLAPAAHADDGGTFGPACSSVPKEGSGSLAGMAQDPVATAASHNPALSTLVAAVKKAGLVDTLNNAKNITVFAPTNDAFKKIPKADLAKVLANKDQLTKILTYHVVGEKIAPNQLSKGSFKTLEGASLTTDGSDGKYKVNGTANIVCGNIKTANATVYLIDSVLMPPK
- a CDS encoding amidohydrolase — protein: MSHHDPREHARTVVTRRQDDVIALSHSLHAEPELAYEEHKSARKIADLMERSGFAVRRGAHGLDTAFEAVAGSGDLVVAITAEYDALPGIGHACGHNVNGAAAVTAALALAPVADDLGLTVKLLGTPAEEYGGGKVDLLDAGAFDDVAAAMMVHAAPVDGVGMTSLAIGSWKVGYTGRAAHAAAMPHRGVNAADAMLVAQVAISAYRQQMIPGGVVHGVVTGGGEAPNVIPAHVTADYDCRAATAEDLAELQSRIRACFEAGAHATGAELALEAVGNDYADLRQDLAITALYRNAVTDLGRRIPDTAGALRAGSTDMGNVSHVVPTIHPSIGYDCGDTIMHNPDFTRYGISAGADRAVLDGGLAMAWTTIALAVDENHRSDLLTRLTDRPTPPRTTPAA
- a CDS encoding MFS transporter — protein: MPEAVTRPSPSSTPRNRPVPVSAMALVVSIVLVELSSGITQGFLSPVLRSLTDVLHVTAADLNWISIANLMASVAFTPLLSRLGDLHGHRRVLRWNIAVVLAGSVVVGLAGSFQTLLVGQVLQGAFAGFFPLLVGILRNRSDAAESRNAIGTMVAALVGGICVGGVASGLVAHYVDTPTAALWVPTAAVGIAFLVTWPLLPETTERPGGRLDVRGGVLLCVGLVAIMLGLGQGGMPGWAWTSPRTLGCLVGGALVTAVWARVELRSPDPMIDVRLFRRRNVSVVAVVTTTFSFCMIGLQVAGAIFMGTPKEAVGYGLGLAPLEIAFAMIPSMAATGVAALAAPTLAQRIGDRATLVTGSLLMATGYLLTLGLHSSVAPYLVCQAVAGLGAGVLQQSTRTLAVESVPREQTAVGSGINELLINVGGSLGAACVLAVTAASTPAGSVLPQYAAYATCWSVCAATALAGAAVALFYRSGARTV